The window acttcccagtttcgcatgCGATGGCAGAcgcgatggcccaacttcactgctaaggttgcatgcatgatgatgttttcctaggttggatgcgacgcatccaacccttcttcctctagctaaaccaccttttcttcatattttgcactccgaacaccttaaatcgtcacacataacttaattagtcatcaaaccaataattacaccatgttgggtgttttaaagattaaataacatcaaaaagtggttaaagcatgggcaaagtaacatcaacacatatcgaaatatgccaaacatcactgcACTAATACACCCCCCAATGTGAGATGAATTGAGGAGAACTACCGTCACAACGTAACTCACGTTGGTGCTAGAGAACAAACACTGCATCGCAATTCATTTCATTTAGGGAAAAGGCTCAAAAATGATTTTGTGGTATTCGAAATAGATTAATTATAACCCCGTTTAAATTTGAATCCAAAAATGACCCTGCCGTTATAAAATGGGTCTAATAATACCCTTGTATTATTCAAAATGATTTcagttttttcaaattttaattgctttagaaaattgcttttcagttttttttttcagtttttacaaaaatattgttttagaaaatatttttcagtttttttaaagcagttttttgtaaaactggaaaaaaatattttctttttctccaatttttagtaaaaaaaaattcagtttttacaaaaaaaattgctttagaaaattgattttcaggttttttcaaaaacattgttttagaaaatatttttcaattttttctaaagcagtttttttgtaaaaactaaaaaaaagaagaagatatttttgttttttttagtttttagtaaaaataatttcagtttttacaaaaaaaaattgctttaaaaaattacttttcggGTATGATTAATGAGTCTTTATAATTAATTagaagatatttagaattgaccagcatgacgatgacacgtgtccctccgtttatatgaggggtatatttgaaccctaAGTATGACTGTAGgagtatagataacccaataatataacgaggggtattgttagaccattttcgaaagtaaaAGGGTATATTTGGCCATTTGGCGTATTTAGTATTGGAAAGAGTTGAATATACAAGAAAATGCATACATGTATAAAATTAACATAACCTACCTATTCAAGTCAAAATTAAACATTTAACTACACAAAATACAAATGGACGCTCTAAGCATAGACACATtcaagaataacaaaatataTTCGTTGATGATTCTCTTTTTCCCACTTGTCCTCCCTCTATCTTTTAAACTTTGTGATTTATTGTCTTGTACGATTGGCAAGGAAATGAAAAGTACTTAAATAAGTGAGAACCACAGAAAGTCGATCTTGACAAAGCATAATTCATGTCGTGAAACACGTGATCACCTGAGTTGAGTTGAGGCTTTTGAGATTAAGGGTCTTATTTAAGCCACCACATACCAACTTATCAAAACATCTTCTTTGTTCTCCCATTTCTCCTTCATATCATATTCTGTTAAAACCATAATATGAGGtgttttcctttgcttttcttaATTTCAACTATAGTAGCGGTGACTGCAGTGGCCTCTACTTCCAATAATGTAGAGGTTATTAGCCAAGTGGTAGAAATCCACCGTCTAAGGCCACAGACTGGCTCTGCTGGTTATCGCGTCCCACAATTGGACTGTCTTAGTTGGCGTCTTGCTGTAGAGACTAACAACCTTCAAAATTGGAAATTGGTGCCAAGCGCATGCGAAAACTATATAGGTCATTACATATTAGGCAAACAATATCGTCATGACTGTGAGGCTGTGGCCAATGCCGCTATTGAGTACGCTAAGAGTCTCAAACTAGGCGGAGACGGAAAGGACGTTTGGGTCTTTGATATTGATGAGACCACTCTCTCTAATCTTCCTTACTACGCTCGATCTGATGTTGCTTTTGGGTAAAATTACAAAAaccataaaaattaattaattcctttttgtgtaattatttaCACGTTTTAGTAGCTATTGCGTACTAGTGTATTTCACGCATTTTTGTGCAGGGCTATACCTTACAACAATACAAAGTTTAATGCGTGGGTGGCCGAGGGGAAAGCACCTGCCATTCCTTCGATACTTGGAGTATACAAAACAGTGCTGTCTCTTGGAATCAAGCCAGTTTTCATAACAGGGACTCGAGAGTctttcaaacaagtaaggatcgCCAATCTCAAGAAAGCTGGTTACAGTAACTGGGCAAAGCTTGCACTAAAGTAAGTATATTTATGTGTACTTTTCTTTTTATCCCCAAATGCGATGATTTTTATAGAGTCCCACAAATGTGTATGACTTGTTTTAGTTCAAAAGTTAATTCTTTCTTTCTTACACTTCTTGAAGGGGAGATAACGACTCGGCAACAGCAGTGGAGTTTAAATCAAGCAAGAGAACAGAGCTAGTGAAAGCTGGATACAGAATTGTTGGCAACATTGGAGACCAATGGAGTGATCTGATCGGAGAAAACGTGGGTTCTCGTACTTTTAAAGTCCCTGACCCTATGTACTACATTGGTTGATGTATCCAAACCCCTGATATTTTCTTTCTTGATTCTCAGTAATTTTAACTTAAGCAGTTACCTAATTAACAAAGGGACTAGCTTTCTTTGTTGTGACATGTGAGACGTACGCTAAGCTCGCTGTTACAGTATGaattctcccccccccccccctctcttctTACTATAATAAAATAACGGCTTTGCTTCAAGATTTTaattttattctctttttctTCTGGGCAATTCTATTCCCTTCATCTTAAATGACGCACATCTACATTTTCTCCTTATAGTTTAAATGATCACCAGATTTTATCTATTATAGCCAAATTTGATTGAGCTAGTTATAAAAAAACTAATAAAAGTACAATAATGAAAAAGGGAGGAATGACTTCTTGTTTTTAAAAACAACCCGTGACCTAACGATTATATATAAAAATGGTTCGTGCTATGCAATATTGCTTAGATGTTGAAAGGTTTTCATTAAATTATTGATATCCTGgacgtttatatatatatatatatatatatatatttgattaatAGGATACAAGTTGATATTTGATTAATAGGATACAAGTTGGTGACCTAGTTAAAAGTTTATGTGTTTTGAATTTAATACTGAACTTATAATTGTGTTAGTTACAAGtctttaatattatatatatttaaaggattttttaatataaatataaaatctaaACAAAAGTTACTAAATTTTTTTGGACACAGTATCTAATACTCTAGTTTCACCCTTGGTTGGTGAAGCTAAGATATGATCTACCCGTGAATTATGCCAAATGTACCAAACAATTATCACCCTTAGGACTTAGAGGTCGTTTGGTAGTGTGATTAAGAATAGATAATGAATAAGGTTTATtagtaatgttgagattagttatgctgggattaTTTTTTATCGACGCTTTGATTTGGTGTATTAAAAATTTTGAAAGGACATTTCTGTCTTTATACATGCTTATTCACATATCAACAACTGTGATTGCTAATGTCATGGTTTACTATGTATAAAAATAACACTGAAATACTGAATAAGGTatagtattagttatacataaatTAAAAAGTACTATCAAACAAGAGATTAATCATATCAAAGCTAATACATATAGTACTATTATTTTTCTTATAATACATCCTACCAAAAGTCCACTTAGACTTAGCTATCAAGTGATGTATTCTATATTTAATGTGAGGATAAAATACTACTTTcttcggtccacaataagtgattttttgttGTTCACATAGATTAAGAAATTCatattttaacattaattagcaatgaaattgaccatattaatcttTACTATCTTTCACATAAACACCCCTTacacatactccaacactatttaTTCCAAGGGCCAGTGGCGGActcagaattttcatcaaagggtgtcaaaatataaatagttAGATATATCAAAAATTCAAGAGTAATCAACGTATAATAAATATATGTAAAATAATTATATAGTAATATAGAGTAATTTTTCGGCGAATATGTGTCGCTTGACACCCCTTGATTCAATGTGGCTCCGTCACTGCCAAAGTCAATATATAAAAAAGATAATTAATTCGTTCttgaaatctaaaaaaaaaataaaatattttgaaccacaaaaaaatattaaaaaattatttaatgtgGACCGTAAATAATAGTAGGCCGCATGAGGCGTCAGGTAGTGTCGCAATAATTCTGAACCCCACATTCTAGGACAATAATTAAAACGACATAGGAAAAGACGAATTTGCGAGGACCCATAAGTAGGTTTGCTCTCTTGGCCTGCTTGCCCATTGAACGCCAGGGCCTAGTAGGTGATCACACTCATTAACAAAAATCACAAGGACTTAATACAAATAATAATCAAGATTTTATATAGAGAGAGAGGTTTAGAATATGTTAATAATTATTCAAAGTCACGTTGTCGAAATAGATTGTCCCCCTAATTATATTTCGACCTTTAGAAGCCTTGCACGCTATGCATTAATACGACTAGTGGGATTTCTAGATCGCACTTAGATTTTCTTAATGTTTATATATTAGGATCTAAGATAAGCTCGGTAAGTTCAGTTCAAATTGGCTACTTGCCAAGTTCGCTTCTGTTCAACTTGGAGGGCAGAACTCAATAGCTACTAAAAAAGGATCCAAATTTTTTATTTGATGGGTTAATATTTGATCAAAGTTCATTTGTAGTCACTAGGACCAAACTTATATCATCTGATAGCCATAAAATAACCCCATATAATTAACAgcccaaaactaattaaaaggcTAGCTCAAGACCACTGTCACTCAAAACCCTAACTTCCTTCTCCCTAAGCGATCATACCCTTTTTCCTCAGCCGAAGAAGCCGCTGTCGAAAGCCGCCGTCGTAAGCGTCGCCTCCGTATTGAACCATCAATCAACGCCCTCCGTCGTGATACACTCCCGAGGGGACCGCCTTCACCTGACGACCGTCGCACCCTGTATTGCTCCATTTACACAACTGGACCATAGAAAATGGTCCCTGTATTGGAAGGAACACAAAATATGGAATATGAACACCATGCTGGATGGAGAGGACGGAATCATTTTGGCAGAAACTTTTAAGCCAAAGTGCCATATTTTGCCGGGAATGGTAGAGTTTTATTGAAGAAAGACcttatttggttagatttggggcAGTGAAAAAATATGTGTAAAGTATCTACCATAGAGTTAGAGCAGAACTGTTACCGTATTTGCTACTTAGGATGAGTGGTAGAGTTAAATTTACAGCAAATAGTGTGCTAATAAATCTTCCattgcaatttttgattttttttcctttttctttttattattattagttcTCTCTTTTTGGTTTGATTTGTTGTTACTTCAGAGAAAGATATTAGGAATTTTGTCTTGCATGTTCCAAATTACTGCTTAAACTTTATTTGTTGTCATTGACTAGAGAGAGAGGGGCAACCACCCTTTGAATAAAAATCTCAAGCTCTCTGTTATTGTCTCATTTTTTTTCTGGACTAACTTTCTTTGCTAGGGAAATCCTTTGGTTTTCACCAAATAAATTTTCATTTTCACATGTATGTCATTAGTTGATTTTGATGGGAATCATAATTTAAGGCCCACCATTAGTATATATTTATATGGATATTTATGTATTTCTTTCGGTAAAAATAGATTTGAATATTGGtatattacaaaatatatacaaaatagactgtcactatgcaaaaaattatacaaaatagactgtcactatatagtttatatataataaactgtcactatacaaaacatatacaaaaataaattatcattatacaaaaaatatactaaatagaatgtcactatataaaatttatacaaaatagactgtcactatacaacaatatactaaatagacggccactatacaatttatatacaatagactgtcactatataaaatatatacaaaatagacgatcactatataaaatatgtactaaatagactgttactatgcaaaaaatatacaaaatagactgtcactatacaaaatagaccgtCAATATACAAAAgagattgtcactatacaaaaaatatataaaatagatatTTCGGGCTATTAGATGCAATAAGTTTGGGCTGAAGGGCCATTTCGTGTCAGTGAAAAAaaatatgggctattaaaattttgaggggctatagagggTAGTTTTCTCTAATATTTAGGCTCTTTTGAGTAAGCCCGTtacatttttaaaattatggattCTTAATCTATTATTTATTGGACTTTTAGTGATTTTTCacatatattttttatcttcATAGGCATATCCAGCGTAAAGGCTATGGATCATCTAAATCATAGCTTTTGCTTATACTCTatatttttgccaaaaaatattaaatatatataaataataaattttaaacttattaaaTTAGATGAGATTTGGTAGAATTATAAATCTGAAATCATAAAGTTCAAATTCTAGATCAATCTCAGCCTATGTTCcatgaaactcaaaattttaactATAATATAACTGACTTCCACTGTTCCACCTAGGGCTGAGACCGAAATTTCGAGTGGCTAAAGCTGAAGCAGCTACTTTGGGAGATTCAGATTCGAAAAGAGCGGATCAAAACTGAgtaaagtatattatatatatatatataggggcaGACCTAGAAGTCTGTATACGGATTCCGCTGAACTCATTAGCTTTTGTTCAATATTATTTTTGtgttaagaaatttattaaatttatataaatattaaatttaaaacttaGTTACTGTTGGTTCCAAATGTatacgcaagtatacgcggtcgacAAGTGATAAAGTGATAagaaagtatcgttcccacaagAATTTATGATCAACTATTATCCAATCCAagctatttataaatttaatgcTCAAGTGAGTGTGAAAAAGATGGTTGTGATTTTTGTAACTAAACTACTGGGACTAACAAGCAAGCAAGAAAATAAGATCGCAAGTAGAGCAAACAAACACTTAGAAAGAATTCAATGAGATGGAGATATTCTAGGGTTATGGGATTGACGTCTCTCCTATTGCGTTTTTCAGGTTGATGAAATCACTTGACTTATCTAATTTGTTGATTAGCAGGGTTTATTATGCTCGCGAAGTTCTTTCGATGCTTCGCTCGCTTATTCAAGCCAACCTAAGACTATATGTCTATAGAATCAAACTTGACAAGAATGCATGTAAATTTCCTGCAGAAATAACCAAGTAAGGCAATCATAATATATCTATCCTAATCACGAATCTATTCTCTGATACTCGAATATAAGAACTTACTCtattcaatcctatatgcaatttatagttcccactttcgagttcaactataaATTCAAAGATTGTACTTAATTGTTAGCTACGCAAtagaataattaagtgcaagattgagtaaacaaattaatatgataaaatcaagcaAAATAATCAATCGTCAATTTACAATAGTCAAGAACGACCCATAACTTCAGAATAATGAGGTTCTTAGCGATTCATATTCATAACAATAATCAAAATATCgtttttaaacataaaagctATGATAAGTAGAAGAAGATTGAAAGAATTGATGAATTCCGTGCTCCCGAGTATTTCGTACTTGTATTTTCCTCTCCAAGTGGCGTCCCCCTtgccaaaataggtttaggtttaCTTTTATACGAGTTAGGGGCGTCTTGGGGTTGAAATAACCGAGTTCCAAGCGAACTAGGACAAATTCATGTCACCAGCGcctagggtagcgtggggcgctagctcTGGCACTGGAAATCTGGGGGTTTTGTTTTGTGCACCACAGGTAGCGGGCCACGCTTCTTGTGGCGCTACTTTAtgacatttttccttttcttcccatTTTCGCTTCAATTCGCACACCTTCATCCCAAATTGCCTACATATGATTCttacacataaaaataccacTAATTAGCACAAATTATTACATTATACATCTGAAATCTACGAAACATGTGTAAAATGTGAGgtaatatgcatataaatatacatactttaagttgaatatcaacaccccacatatagactcttgctcgtcctcgagcaatagAACTATAATTACACCCCAACAACGTACATCTCAACTAGGAGGAGCAATTAAAATTTTCAATCATACACTCTACCTTTGACTATAATCGATACCGGCAATCAAGTATGAACATACGAATAtcacattcttcccgttttaTACATGCCCAAGTATACACAATGCAATTCAACCAATTCAAATAACCTAATCATAACCACCCTACTCAAGAGTCGACGCGTTACCACTAAGCACCATCAACTCGCGCACTCACCCAATAAGAGACGTTTACAACATTACCAATCTGTTATGagatcaagtgccctcaccaacaaacaaGAGAGTGAATATGAAAATAGTCCACACGTTTAAGTATAACtttgaacataaattaaggacatcacataATTGAACAAAattctctcactctcacaaaaaaattcatgtgcatcccgtggtcgtaccataagcttgcccgtagtatatatctctactaatctaagctagccaaatctaagatcaattaggactttatggGTTGTAATGTGGGTTAAGGGACgagtaggatacatttaggaataTTGACTAACCctcttaagcactttaatacattaAAATCAAGAATGGAGCATATATTCTTCTCAATCAATTAACTCGCCACAAAACACAACGTAGcccttttctttaattaaacacTTCTACATCCCCACTGGCACGAATTAGTAAGATTAGaaggtattttttttctttcttgttgacTATCAACATTAtttgtctattttttttttggtcttataattttcttttctctcttttttctacaCACATTCCATATATTAAAGGTCATCGCCTAGTGGTATTTTTTACAACTATAGTGCACCTTATGGGACCTTTCATGATTTCACTCAAAAGCTACTTTCCAAATCTTTCCCCCTACTTCTTTTAGTGACTAAGTGTCTTCGGAGGTAAACGTTCAACAAGCTCAAGTTACGAACAAAATCGGGATACAACTTGTAATATGGATGCCAAGgaaaaggtctataggctcaaaggggctagcaacgAAAGTTTTTTATTTGTAAGTGACAAGCACATCTATGATCAAGAAAAAAATACTTACGTCATCTTctagactagcacaacttaatgatttCGCTTCGATTACcatacggggcaagttctagactacaccgGATAGAACAGAATAACACAAACCCTTacacacacattgcacatgactcaatcaagacggTTTTGTTCAACTCTGAAGTCAAGCAAATACATATTGTTGAAAACGTTTAAGCAATAATGCACTAGGTGACATACAAGTCAAGCAATTGAGAAAAAAGGTATCATAGAGTTggctatttattttacttaggcattacaattcaaatcaaatataaCAGGAAGACAGAGCGCATGCCATAGCCTAAGGTGCTAATACCAAATATGTCAACAGGTATCTCAGAGCAACTCAGTTTTCTTCctatcctactcctaaaaaaataccAGGTTCAAGGTAtactcttggaaaagaaccggcgtccaaagaaaaaccaagggatactacctaactatcctaacaaatataaaagaaaatctctttgATATTTTTAATCgaactttaatccctcaagaaaactgtccaAAAAAatcatcgtcgggaaaagtccgagctttttctgattttttctttctttctttcacaACTACTACTAACTAATTAGACTATGTGAGTTCTAAACCaagctaaaaaaaattaaaaaaataaagttcTATACATTTACAAGCGAGGGAGTAGTTCGCTCACCCACACTTAGATAATGCATAGTTTTCGATGcatataaaaattcaaaatatagtAAGGTGGAAAGAATAGTTCACTGCTAGTCGGATTCCTCCTCCTTAGAATGCCCATCAGCCGCAACTCcatgctcatcatcatcatccgctCCCAAGGGCACCAAAGCCAGGGgtcttgtggcatcatcactaatatcatcctcatcatttGAGCTTGTGACGGTGTTCTCATCCTTTGATGGGTGGATGGGACTGTCAGGCATAATCCCCAACATCTCCTTTGAAGAACTCGAGAGATCATTGCATAGATGCATACGCTCCTCATCTGTCACACCTAGCCTGCCCATTATCACATTCAGGGAGCTATAGAGATACCTGTTGAAGTTTTCACCCCTCTCATTCCTCGCAGCCTGGCTTAGCTTGGATGTAGACTCCAACAAGGACGTAATGTCCAGCAATCCCTTTGGTGCCTCCACCACCTCATCATAGCCGGGGTACTCAGGGACCTCTCGGGAGAGCATGTATTGCGTCAAGAGCTTGCCAAAGAAGAATCTTTTTATTTGTCGCCCAAAGCGGGTGCAGGACATCTCCCCTAGCATGATCTCACCCGCATTGATGGGTCACCCACTCAtcaaaaaaaatatcaaacaCACTCGGGTTCGAGTGCATTCGTTGTTATGCTCAACCGACATCAGTCTAGCCTGCACGAAGTTTTTCCACACCTTGGCAATCTTGAAGTCGAAGCGGAGCATCTCAAGATGGGCATCCCCCTTAGTCCCTGTCCACTTTCATTAGAATCGACACCACATAGAGTGTGACGTATAGCCTTgtagcataaaaaaatattttctactcacTAACCAAACAAtacaaaatatttttcgaaaaaagtttttcactcaccaaccaaacaagaaaaaataagtgataaaaccacccATTTTCCATGAAATTAAACACTTtctaggaaaacattttccatggCAGTGGAAAAGGAGGTCCATTTATGTTATACTTCGTATGATCGAAAATATTAATCAGCGAATATACGATATATCTACTACCTCAAATTTAAACCCTAAATAAGTATATAATTCTTTTTATATGTGTATTCATTTCATCTAAAAATTTTAGATCCGCCTGTGTGTTTGTTACTCCCCGCATCATTCTCTCTTCCTCAAACCAACACCTTGTCGTTCCCAACTTTCCAAACAAGTCAGTCCTATTTAGACTCTTCGTTTCCCCGATTGCACCATTGAACTTTGAAACAACCAAAGCCTGAATTAAATATTGTTCTGAAGATCAAGAACAAAGGGACTaggaaaaacacaacaacattcTTGAAAATATGTCGTGGCAAACCTACGTGGACGATCACTTGATGGCCGACTTTGACGGCCAAGGCCAGCACCTTGCCGCGGCGGCTATTCTCGGATATGATGGTAGCGTTTGGGCTCAAAGCCCCGCTTTCCCTGAGGTTCTTTCTGAAAAAAACTAGTCTTATGAATCTGTTCGTTTCACATTTCTCTCTGTATCGttcttattttatctttattgtCCCCAGATGTCTGAAAGCAAATAATTTATCGGAATGTATACTTTTTGTGCTTTTCCTTCATTCGTTCAATTAGATCTGTTTTGCTGGTACATaatttgttatttgtctaaaatttcatgagttttgatCTATGATTTTTTGGTATCAATAGACATTCACGAAAATTAATGTAGTATCTGaaagaaaaatttctttgttACGTATGATATTATCGTGTGAGTTTCCATATAGCGTCCTAAGAAGCAATCTAGTGTATTATGTTAATCATGCAATGTTTAATTTCAATCTAAATTACTCAAGTGCAACGCATAATGTATGACGTGAAACTGTTCAAACCAAGGGTGTATCTAGACTTAGGACATGGGTTCACGTGAATCAAATACTATCTCCCTAAATCATGTATAgtaatattatatttatttacAATTACTTCAATATATGTGCGTGAACCTCTATGAGTGAAATTGGCGGTTCAAATCCCACTTCGGAGTTTTTATTTCATCTttcacgcatatatatatatatatatatatatatatatatatatatatatatatatatatgtgtgtgtgtgtgtgtgaagtgGCAACTTGGCTTTATAAGCTGACtataattttgaacctataattttaaaagtgTAGTGGGTTCATGGTAAGAGACTAAAGTTAAACtcagtcaaatataaattctagatccgcctctTCACAATAGTGCACCCATCCTCTTAAAATTCTGGATTCGCCTTGTGGTTCAAACCATAGAACTTGTTGACGAGTATTACGTGTTGCCTTTTGTGTTTTCAGTTTAAACCAGAGGAAATTACGAATATCATGAAAGATTTTGATGAACCTGGATTTCTTGCTCCCACTGGGCTATTCCTTTGTGGAACAAAGTACATGGTAATCCAAGGAGAACCTGGCGCTGTCATCCGTGGCAAAAAggtttttgttttcttctctttcattGTAACTCATTCTTTTCTCTTGTCATCAAAATAATTTCGAATCTGCTAAATCTTTTGCTGTGGAATTCCTGACCTTTTAGAGATTATCAAATTTCTTACCCTCTAGAAATGCCACATTTCAGAAGAGTTGTGTATTAATCCTTGCATTTAATTCGTACCAACATTCTGTCTTTTAGTGATCTTTCTCAGGGGTTATAATTTGTAAATCCTGTTATATATTGCAAACTACTAGCATAATTTTACTGCTGCATTGTATTAGGTTTAAATCATGTACATTTATTCGGTGACATTGGCTTGAAAATTTACATCAAGCAACTGAGCATATAAAATGAACTTTCCTGCTCTCTATTCCTTAGTTATGAA is drawn from Nicotiana tabacum cultivar K326 chromosome 22, ASM71507v2, whole genome shotgun sequence and contains these coding sequences:
- the LOC107787913 gene encoding acid phosphatase 1; the encoded protein is MRCFPLLFLISTIVAVTAVASTSNNVEVISQVVEIHRLRPQTGSAGYRVPQLDCLSWRLAVETNNLQNWKLVPSACENYIGHYILGKQYRHDCEAVANAAIEYAKSLKLGGDGKDVWVFDIDETTLSNLPYYARSDVAFGAIPYNNTKFNAWVAEGKAPAIPSILGVYKTVLSLGIKPVFITGTRESFKQVRIANLKKAGYSNWAKLALKGDNDSATAVEFKSSKRTELVKAGYRIVGNIGDQWSDLIGENVGSRTFKVPDPMYYIG
- the LOC107787912 gene encoding profilin-3-like yields the protein MSWQTYVDDHLMADFDGQGQHLAAAAILGYDGSVWAQSPAFPEFKPEEITNIMKDFDEPGFLAPTGLFLCGTKYMVIQGEPGAVIRGKKGSGGITIKKTNQALIFGIYEEPVTPGQCNMVVEKIGDYLVDQGY